Below is a genomic region from Patagioenas fasciata isolate bPatFas1 chromosome 5, bPatFas1.hap1, whole genome shotgun sequence.
ACGGTTTGTCAGGGCTGTCCTGCCCACCGGCGCAGAGCCGCCTTCCCCACTGCCCGGCTCTGGCCCCAGCAGCCCTGGCCCGTGTTTCCTCGCTGGCGCAATCGCTCCTGTGCCAGGACATCAACCATCTGCTCCGAGCTGCCACTCCCTGCTCTGGCATTGCTGTTCAGGATGCTGTGACAGTCACCGGCAGCACCCATGTGCGGCTCCCAGCCCTCTGGGGGGAATCTGGGGGCTTCTCCTTCCCAGTGCAcagcttctctttcttcctccttagTTGGGAAGAGaggatcatagaattatagaagtgttttggttggaaaagccccttgagaccattgagtccaactgttcccccacccctggcactgccccatgtcctgaggatctcatgtccgtctgtccaactctccagggatggtgactccagcactgccctgggcagcctgttccaatgccccacagccctttggggaaggaattgttcccagtATACCCCATGCAGCCTTGCTAACCTCCCTTCCCGCTGGCAGATGACTCCGGCGACGAGTCGGTGTCGCAGACGGACAAGACGGAGCTGCAGAACACGTTACGCACCCTGTCCAGCAAAGTGGAGGATCTGAGCACCTGCAACGACCTGATCGCCAAGCACGGCACGGCCCTGCAGCGCTCGCTCAGCGAGCTGGAGACCCTGCGCCTCCCGGCCGAGAGCACCGAGAAGATCAAACAGGTCAACGAACGAGCCACGCTCTTCCGCATCACCTCCAATGCCATGATCAACGTGAGTCCCGCCCCCCACGGGGGCCCTGGGGGGTGGGTTTTACCCCCAAAATGTGCACCAGATGCTGATGCGGCTCCTTTTCCCTGCAGGCTTGTCGGGATTTTTTGGTGCTGGCCCAGACGCACAGCAAGAAGTGGCAAAAATCGCTCCAGCACGAACGGGATCAGCGGATCTGGCTGGAGGAGACGCTGGAGCAACTTGCCAAGCAGCACAACCACCTGGAGAGGGCTTTCCGCGGCGCCACCGTCCTGCCCGCCGCCGCGCCCGGCACCGCCGGCTCTGCCAAAGGTACCAGCTGCTCCCCATCCTGCTCCTGAGCACGGCTCAGCTGCTGTCACATCACTGTCCCCAAGCAACGGGGCTGTCTGGTCCCTCCCGCGTGGCTTATGGCACTGGCAGCCTCAAAACCTTGTTTACTTTGCTCTCGCTCCTCCTTAAACATTCTTTGTCCCTTCTCAGTGTCCCCTCAGCTGGTGGGAGGTGACAGGGGACCCTCTGGGGGGAATTTTGAGCTCACCTGGCCCTGTCCTCCGCTCCCCAGATCCGTGCTGCACCGCGAAAGGAGACCTGAGCGACGAGGACGATGACAACGAGTTCTTCGACGCGCCAGAGATCATCCCCATGCCGGAGAGCATGGGACACAAGTAAGTGGTGGTttgtggggctgccccccaaggaCTGATTCTGCACCAGCCCCCCCCCCGGGACTGATTCTGCACCCCCTGGACTGATTCTGCCCCTCTCATCCACCCCAGACGCACCGGCAGCAACATCAGCGGCACCAGCAGCGACATCAGCCTGGACGAGCAGGTGGGACAGGGCGGGTTCTGTGAGCAGAGGTGGTTGCAGAGGAACTGGGGGTGCCCCAGTTCCCTTGCGGGGGGTCACAACAGTCTTTGTTCCGCCCCCTCCCCAGTACAAGCACCAGGTAGAAGACACTAAAAAGGAGAAGAGAACCCGCATCCCTTACAAACCCAACTACAGCCTCAACCTCTGGAGCATCATGAAAAACTGCATCGGGAAGGAGTTGTCCAAAATCCCGATGCCGGTGAGCAGGGCGGGGGCTCTTGGCGGGGCACAGGGCACACAGAGACCCCCCCGTTAACCTCTTTATCCCCTCCAGGTGAACTTCAACGAGCCCCTGTCCATGCTGCAGCGTCTGACCGAGGACCTGGAGTACCACGAGCTGCTGGACCGAGCGGCCAAATGCGAGAACTCTCTGGAGCAGCTGTGCTACGTGGCGGCTTTCACCGTTTCCTCCTATTCCACCACGGTTTTCCGCACCagcaaacccttcaaccccctcCTGGGGGAAACTTTTGAGCTGGATCGGCTGGAAGAGAATGGTTATCGCTCTCTGTGCGAGCAGGTACCCCCAAACCTGCTTCTCCCACCCCCTCCGGGGCCGTGGGGGTGGCCAGCACTGATTttttgtccccttgtcccacccAGGTGAGCCACCACCCTCCGGCCGCTGCTCATCACGCCGACTCCAAAAACGGTTGGACGCTTCGTCAGGAAATTAAAATCACCAGCAAATTTCGGGGCAAATATCTCTCCATCATGCCTCTGGGTGAGCTGGGAGACGCTCGGGGGCGGGGAAGGCATCTGGGTTTGGGGACTGAGGGGACTGTCCCCAACGCAATGTCCCTCCTCAGGTACCATCCACTGCGTCTTCCACTCTTCGGGCAACCACTACACGTGGAAAAAAGTCACCACCACCGTGCACAACATCATTGTGGGGAAGCTCTGGATAGACCAGGTGGGGTAAAAACGTGGCGATGGGGCTTCCCGGGGACCTATTTGTGCCggttctgtgcctcagtttcccctctctgagcgtctcctcttccacagtcAGGGGAAATCGAGATCGTCAACCACAAGACGGGTGACAAGTGCAACCTCAAGTTTGTCCCTTACAGCTACTTCTCGCGGGACGTGGCAAGGAAggtagggacgtggggacaatgtGGGACACGCCGGgctgctgctggctcctgggtgtccccattcaggctgtcccctgtccccacaggtcaCCGGGGAGGTGACAGACCCCGCGGGGAAGGTACATTTTGTCCTCATGGGTACGTGGGACGAGAAGATGGAGTGTTACAAGGTACCGACGGGCGCTGGGGACAGCGCACTGGAGGGACGGCAGAGACCCCACGACGCCGAGGACACCCGGGTGCTGCTGTGGAAGAGAAACCCCCTCCCGTGAGTGCTGGGGACACAACACAAAGTGTCCCCAACGGTGCGGCGGGGGGCTGGTTTGGATGTAAATCCCTTGTTGGACATGCTGAGATTTGTTCGGGAGTGAGATTTGTCACCGAGGCTGATTTTTGTCACCGTCCCTGCCCCGTAGGAAGTACGCGGAGAACATGTACTATTTTTCGGAGCTGGCACTGACGCTGAACGCCCCCGAGAGCGGGACGGCCCCCACCGacagccgccgccgccccgacCAGCGCCTGATGGAGAACGGCCGCTGGGACGAGGCCAACGCCGAGAAGCAGCGCCTGGAGGAGAAACAGCGGCTCTCCCGCAAAAAGCGCGAGGCCGAAGCCGCCCGTGCCACCGAGGACGGTAAAAAAGCAGTTCCCTCCCTCCCCAAGCTCCCTGCGTGCCCCCCTGGCGCTCACCTCAATTTGTGTCCTCCCAGGGACCCCCTACGACCCCTACAAGCCGCTGTGGTTCGAGCGCAAGAAGGACCCGGTGACGCAGGAGCTGGCGCACATCTACAAGGGGGGGTACTGGGAGAGCAAGGACAAGCAGGACTGGAGCTTGTGTCCGGACATTTTTTgagctgggggggacacacgAAAAAGCCAGGTGGATGCTGGGGGGGGCGGGCTCATTGCGGCCCCCccctctgtccatctgtccgtgGCCGCGAGCGCCTGCCGGGGTTGCCTTAGCCCATCCAAACTGACCTTGATGCCGAGGTGGAACAGCCCCCCTGCCCCCCTGGCCTGATTTTAAGGGAGGGGGGGTGTctctctccctgggcagcccccgAGGATGGGGGGCACGGCCCCCCCGGGCGGTGGGTGCAGCGGGGTGAGCCCGAGGCTGGCCTTGGTCTCTGCCCCCCCTCTTTTCttttcatgtcccttttgcccgcCCCCCCAggctttggggtgctggggggggggtcaTACTCCGCCCCACAGCCTGTTCTATAggtgtatattatatatatgtagagAGCAACCAGGGTCCCCTTTTCCTGCAGCACTCCGGGGAGGGGGTACCCagccccccacacacactttgggggtgtcccccccccaggtGCCTTCCCCAGAGGTTGTGTAGGGCAGGGGGAGGTCCTGGGTTTTTCTGGGGGGGTCTCTCCCATCCATCTCCGGGGAGCAGcaggcccctgcaccccaaacactacaggggctgggagggggggaaggcttgggggggggggtctgtGCACCCCCAAACTTGAAAAGTGGGGGGGATATgatgcctttttttgttgttttttttttttttttctttttatttggttttttcccctccctccaggaaaacaagtaaattaaaatctgtgaatgccccagcctggctgtgccTGTTCTGTTGGGGGGGTCGGTGCTGAGCGGGGTGGGGGACATGTTACCAGGACATTGGGGGGAGCTGAgggccccccctgcacccccaaaaaagtGGAGGAAGCAGCACCTAAACAGAGACTTGAACCATGGACCCTCAGATTAAAAGTCTGATGCTCTGCTGGCTGAGCTACCCAGGCGGTTCTAGAGCTATGTGGGGAGGACATACACTCCCCaaacttcatcctcctcctcttcctcctcatagATGTGCTGCTATCATGGGCCTCCCCAAAATGTTTGCCCCCACTGCTATTATGGGGACCCAGTGTCCTTGTCCCCCCCCATCGCTGCACGTCCCCATGTGCCACCTTGACCCCCACCCCGGGGACATGGgtccttgtccccatcaccctggGGTGGGCTCCCTGTGGGCACACCCCCCAAGCACCCCCTGTCCGTCCCCCTCCAAGTGCCACCCTGCCCTGGGGGCTCCCTGGGGCTGTTGCCACCCTCCCAAAGAAGGGAACTGTGGGGGTCAAACCCATGGCGGGGGATGCTTGTCCACAGAGTAACCCCACAGCCCTTGGGGTGTTTGTCCCCCACTCCCCCTGTGCTGGACCAGGGGGTTCTgtcctgggtgtccctgtgtgtgtccccccccagcaaAGGTAGCAGCTGGTGGGACTTGAACCCCCAACATTTGCCCCCCCATTAAGTACCCAACACACTTTCCCTTGGGACCC
It encodes:
- the OSBP gene encoding oxysterol-binding protein 1, yielding MAELRAAAAGPGPAVAAAATALPGPMALPAAPGAAPALPSPAAGGGAGPGAVAAAGGGGGSGAGGTGSGSAREGWLFKWTNYIKGYQRRWFVLSNGLLSYYRSKAEMRHTCRGTINLATANITVEDSCNFIISNGGAQTYHLKASSEVERQRWVTALELAKAKAVKMLEESDDSGDESVSQTDKTELQNTLRTLSSKVEDLSTCNDLIAKHGTALQRSLSELETLRLPAESTEKIKQVNERATLFRITSNAMINACRDFLVLAQTHSKKWQKSLQHERDQRIWLEETLEQLAKQHNHLERAFRGATVLPAAAPGTAGSAKDPCCTAKGDLSDEDDDNEFFDAPEIIPMPESMGHKRTGSNISGTSSDISLDEQYKHQVEDTKKEKRTRIPYKPNYSLNLWSIMKNCIGKELSKIPMPVNFNEPLSMLQRLTEDLEYHELLDRAAKCENSLEQLCYVAAFTVSSYSTTVFRTSKPFNPLLGETFELDRLEENGYRSLCEQVSHHPPAAAHHADSKNGWTLRQEIKITSKFRGKYLSIMPLGTIHCVFHSSGNHYTWKKVTTTVHNIIVGKLWIDQSGEIEIVNHKTGDKCNLKFVPYSYFSRDVARKVTGEVTDPAGKVHFVLMGTWDEKMECYKVPTGAGDSALEGRQRPHDAEDTRVLLWKRNPLPKYAENMYYFSELALTLNAPESGTAPTDSRRRPDQRLMENGRWDEANAEKQRLEEKQRLSRKKREAEAARATEDGTPYDPYKPLWFERKKDPVTQELAHIYKGGYWESKDKQDWSLCPDIF